Within the Corynebacterium tuberculostearicum genome, the region GACGGTGATGTTGTATCGCATGGGGCATCCGCGCCTGTGGGCCTTTGCCGCCCGCCAGCGCCTGCCCCAGGATGCGGAAAGAGCCGTGCCGGATTCCTTCCACCGTGATATCACCGGCCCGTACACCACTCCGGAGGAAGCGTGGCTGGGCATGTACGTGGCCGATGCCACGCGGCTAGGGGAGCTAAACACCCAGGTAGATGGTGCCGGGTTGGACGAAGACAGGCAGCAGCGCCTGCGTCTGGGCATGAGCTTGGCCGATACCTACCGTCAAGTCTGGAGTTCCGCGCGCGGCCATTGGCGCGTCAGCCCCCAGACGCGCTATATCGTGCCTTCGCGCTTTGGCTACTGCCCCTTTGTCTTCCGCGTGGCCGAGGGCGGGTGGCGCCGCGATTCCTTCGAGGGGAGCCACGATCGCTTCATGGCCACGGAGGGCTATTGGATCGACGTGGAGCGCGAACGGCTCATTCACCTCGGCGCGCCAGACCCGCACGATGCATGGCTGCCTACGGCGCGGGTCGCGGCCGAAGCACCGACGGAAGAGGACCTGGCCGTCGCCCGGGTGCTCAGCGGGAAAATCATTGCCCTCGGCGCCGGCCAGAAAAATATTACGATTCGCCTGCGCCAGAAGAACCGCACATTGAACTTTGACTAGGGCGGGCAGGTATTCTCGCAGGCATGGAGAATCTCAACGGACGCACCCTTTTCGTCGCCGCTGTGGACGCGGAAGCCGCCCACATTCCGGAAGGCGAACCCCTGCTCATCACCGGAATCGGTACGGTTCCGGCGGCCATTGCGCTGACGGAAGCTCTTGCCGACGCCCGCGCTAACGGCGCCCTCCCCGACCGCGTCGTCAATATCGGTACTGCCGGCGCGCTTGTCGACGGCATGGCTGGCGTCTTCGAAGTCAATAAGGTCACCAAGTATGACTTCAAGCTCGAAGTGCTTACCGATATCAATCGCTATCTGCTGCCAGAGGCCATCGAGCTCGAGACCTCCGGCCGCCTGCCGGTGCGCGGACTGGCCACGGGCGACATGTTTGTCTCCGATACCGCCCTGCGCACCGAGCTAGCCAAGAAATCGCAGCTGTGCGACATGGAAGGCTATTCCATCGCCGCCGTATGCCAGCGCTTCGACGTGCCCTGCACCCTGCTTAAGCAGGTGTCCGATTCCGCCAATGAGGAGTCCAAGGGCACCTGGGCCAACGTCCTTGACCGCGGTGCGCGCCAGCTCGCCTCGGCAGCTACGGACCTAGGCTTTCTGCGCTAAAAACTAAAAGCGCGCCGGCGGAGGGCCGGCGCGCTGCTAGTGGTGGCTGAGTCTTAGCTCAGCGGGCTCATGGACTGGTAGAGCTGCTCTACCTTGTCGCGTGGGGTCTTGGGGTGTTCGTAGGCGACGTCGCTGAAGTCTTCAGGGTCGTCCTTGGAGCCGGTGATGATGTCTATATCGGAGGGCTCGACTTCGCCGGAGCGCAGCGCGGCCATCTCGGCGTGGTAGCGCACAACAACAGCGATGGTTGCGGCCACGGGGACGGCGAGGAAGGCGCCGACGATGCCGGCCAGGGTAGAGCCGACGGTGACGGAGAGCAGGACAACGGCCGCGTGCAGGCCCATGGCCTTGGACTGCAGCATCGGCTGGAGGACATTGCCTTCCACCTGCTGGACGATGATGATAAGTGCGAGCGCCAGCAGCGCGTTGGTCAGGCCATTGGAGACCAGCGCGATGATGACGGCGAGGGCGCCAGCGGTGACCGCACCGATGATCGGGATGAAGCTGGCGAAGAACGTCACCACAGCGATGACGAGCGCAAGCGGAACTTGCAGAACCCACAGGCCAAGGCCAATGAGGATAGCGTCCACCATGGCCACGGCGGCCTGCGCTTGAATGAAGCCCGACAAGGTCTTCCAGATGCGCGCGCCGAGCTCGGTAACGTGCCAGCCGGTGGAGTTGCCGGTGTACTTGCGCAGCCACGGCAGGAATTTGTCGCCGTCTTTAATGATGAAGAAGGTGACAAAGAGCATGATCAGCGCGGCCACGACGATGGAGCTGGCCATCGAGAAACCAGAGATAACGCCGGTGGCGATAGTGGAGGCTTGGCCCTTGGCAAACTTGACCACGTCCTGGAGCACGGACTGTAGCTGGTCACTTTGGATATCGATGGGGGACTTTTCCACCATCTCCGTCAGCTGGTTGATGCCGTCTTCAGCCTGATTAATGAGCGTTTGGCTCTGACTAGTGACTACTGGCGCCATGGCGGCAAAGACGCCGCAGAAGACAATGATGAGGCCGAGCAGCGTGCTCACCGCCGCGAGCGAGCGCGGAAATCCCTTACTGCGCAGCCACGCGCTGATGGGGTAGAGCACCGTGGAAACGAGGATGGCGAGCAAGACCGGCAGCAGGCCTACCCAAATGAACTTGAGCAGGTAGCCGGCCAGCGCTAGGCCGGCGACGATAAGGATAAAGACCACCGAGACCTTGGCCATGGTGCGGAAGTCCTTGGCCAGGACGGCGGATTTATCGTCGCGCTCGGCAGGGTGCTCGCTGGCAGCCTCTGCACCAAGGTGCGCGTCATCATAAGCGACGAGGGTATGCGAATCTTCCTCGCCCGGCTTTTGGATTTGTGTTGCGTTACCTTTTTCCTGCGCAGACGGGCGCTTGGCCTCGTCGCGGGAAGACGAATTATGTGACGTAGACATTGTCTACCACTATGCCACACAAAACTCGCAGCGCATATACGAAAAAGGAGGTAGCGGCCCACGGGCGGGGCGCTACCTCCCTTCAGTACCTTTAACGCGTCTGCTGACGCGGCCGGGGATTACTCGTCACGCAGGTTACCTACGTTGCGGATAATGCCGAAGCGGTGCATGGTAACCGAAACTGCCTGCTCAAGCAGGTAAGGCATGAGCTCACGGCGGCCGTCGGCAAGCACAGGCTGGTCCAGCACCACGGAGTTGGAGCGCACCGCGGCCTCGTAGGTGGAATCCGGCACGGTGCCCAGAGCGCGCACGCGGGAGGAGGCGTCATTGGCCACGTCGGTAGCAAAAGCCTCGTCGGTGATGGCCTTGACGTCGAAGCCGAGGTCCTGCAGCTGGGTGGCAACCTCCGGGGTAGCGGAAATCTCCGTTGCAGTACCGGTGATGGCGGCGGCCAGCACCTGACGAGCAACCTCGCGCAGTTCGTAGCCTTCGCCCACGCGCACGCGCAGCTTGGTCAGCAGTGGACGGTAGCGGAAGATATTGGCCTCAGAAACCAAACCGGTGCGGTCGTGGTTGCGGCCAAACTCTTCCTGCCACGCCACCTGGTCCAGTTCAGCGGCGCGCCACAGCCAGGTGATGTCGTCCTCGGTGAGCCTGCCAGAGAGGTTATCGCGCAGGCGGTGCAGCGCGGCGAGGCTGGCTGGGGCGATATCCACGTTGCGCGGCTTGAGCTCGCCATCGGCCCACTCACCCATTTGCGCCACGTAGTTCGGGCCGCCAGCCTTGGCGCCCGGTCCCATGACGGACTTCTTCCACCCGCCGAAGGACTGGCGCTGGACAATCGCGCCGGTGATGCCGCGGTTGACGTAGGCATTGCCCACCTCAACGTTGTCGATCCAGTACTCAATCTCGGCGTCGTCAAGCGAGTGAATGCCGCCAGTCAAGCCATAGCCGGTGGCGTTTTGCCAGGCAATAGCCTCCTCCAAGGTATCGGCGTACATGATGCCGAGGATGGGGCCGAAGCACTCATTCTTGTGGTACCAGGAACCCGGCTGCACATTATCGCGAATGCCCGGGGACCACAGGGTCCCTTCCTGGTTGAGCTTTTTCGGCTTGAGCAGCCACTTCTCACCCGGCTCGAGCTGGGTCAAACCGCGCAGTAGCTTCTCGCTCGGCTCTTCCGCAAGGCCATTCATGGTGGTGGTGATATCGAAGCCCGGGCCTGGCTTAAGGGTCTTGACGGCATCAAGCAGCTGGGTGCGCAGGCGCTCGGACTTGCCAGCCGC harbors:
- a CDS encoding nucleosidase, which translates into the protein MENLNGRTLFVAAVDAEAAHIPEGEPLLITGIGTVPAAIALTEALADARANGALPDRVVNIGTAGALVDGMAGVFEVNKVTKYDFKLEVLTDINRYLLPEAIELETSGRLPVRGLATGDMFVSDTALRTELAKKSQLCDMEGYSIAAVCQRFDVPCTLLKQVSDSANEESKGTWANVLDRGARQLASAATDLGFLR
- a CDS encoding AI-2E family transporter translates to MSTSHNSSSRDEAKRPSAQEKGNATQIQKPGEEDSHTLVAYDDAHLGAEAASEHPAERDDKSAVLAKDFRTMAKVSVVFILIVAGLALAGYLLKFIWVGLLPVLLAILVSTVLYPISAWLRSKGFPRSLAAVSTLLGLIIVFCGVFAAMAPVVTSQSQTLINQAEDGINQLTEMVEKSPIDIQSDQLQSVLQDVVKFAKGQASTIATGVISGFSMASSIVVAALIMLFVTFFIIKDGDKFLPWLRKYTGNSTGWHVTELGARIWKTLSGFIQAQAAVAMVDAILIGLGLWVLQVPLALVIAVVTFFASFIPIIGAVTAGALAVIIALVSNGLTNALLALALIIIVQQVEGNVLQPMLQSKAMGLHAAVVLLSVTVGSTLAGIVGAFLAVPVAATIAVVVRYHAEMAALRSGEVEPSDIDIITGSKDDPEDFSDVAYEHPKTPRDKVEQLYQSMSPLS